The following proteins come from a genomic window of Macrobrachium rosenbergii isolate ZJJX-2024 chromosome 39, ASM4041242v1, whole genome shotgun sequence:
- the LOC136825609 gene encoding uncharacterized protein, translating to MISSSSSSSSSSSSSSSSSSSLLLLLLLLPRTPSPPTRTPPPPTPPPPPPPLPSIPTPPLPHPPYANASSSCSSSSSSSSSSSSYSNSSLPPPPPLSPSYSNSSSSSSSSNSSSSSSSSGSRLGLGRTKGL from the coding sequence atgatttcctcctcctcctcctcctcctcctcctcctcctcctcctcctcctcctcctcctccctcctcctcctcctcctcctcctccctcgtaCTCCGTCTCCTCCGACtcgtactcctcctcctccaactcctcctcctcctcctcctcctcttccttctattccaactcctcctcttcctcatcctccataTGCCaacgcctcctcctcctgttccagctcctcctcctcctcctcctcctcctcctcctattccaactcctctcttcctcctcctcctcctctttccccctcTTATTccaactcctcttcctcctcctcctcttccaactcctcctcctcctcctcctcctcgggaaGTCGGTTAGGTTTAGGCAGAACGAAAGGACTGTAG